Proteins from a single region of Synechococcus sp. WH 8109:
- a CDS encoding RNA-binding protein, whose amino-acid sequence MSIRLYIGNLPQTFEEQELVALLKAVGEGIRFKSVLDRETGACRGFGFANVDDPKLADAVIEALNGKEFGGSALRVERSERRDNNAGGNRRGAPNAAGQPQVARKAVNKVVHSDAKSEGAPDPRWAGELSKLKDLLANQKTAV is encoded by the coding sequence ATGAGCATCCGCCTGTACATCGGCAACCTGCCGCAAACCTTTGAAGAACAGGAGCTGGTGGCTCTGCTCAAGGCAGTGGGAGAAGGGATTCGGTTCAAGTCGGTTCTCGACCGCGAAACCGGTGCATGCCGCGGTTTCGGCTTCGCCAACGTGGATGATCCGAAACTGGCCGACGCCGTGATCGAAGCTCTCAACGGCAAGGAGTTCGGTGGCAGTGCTCTGCGGGTCGAGCGCTCCGAGCGCCGCGACAACAATGCTGGCGGCAACCGTCGTGGAGCCCCCAATGCAGCCGGTCAGCCTCAAGTGGCCCGCAAGGCTGTGAACAAAGTGGTCCACAGCGATGCGAAGAGCGAAGGTGCTCCTGACCCCCGCTGGGCCGGCGAACTGTCCAAGCTCAAGGATCTGCTAGCCAACCAGAAAACGGCGGTTTGA
- a CDS encoding phytoene synthase, with the protein MPLASPDLDAAFEACRRETAEWAKTFYLGTLLLPPEKRRAIWAIYVWCRRTDELMDSSEAQGRPVEELAERLDRWEEKTRALFDGRVADDLDAVMVDTLERFPQGIQPYLDMIEGQRMDLTWTRYPRFEDLKLYCYRVAGTVGLMTQGVMGVDQAYTSAPWSDCPDTSDAAVALGIANQLTNILRDVGEDRGRGRIYLPQEDLERFGYSEEELMAGTLNNAWRALMRFQLERARDWFARSEAGVRWLSADARWPVWTSLRLYRGILDEIERVDYDVFNHRAYVAKVNKLLDLPRSFLLAQSR; encoded by the coding sequence ATGCCCCTCGCCTCCCCGGATCTCGACGCAGCCTTTGAGGCCTGCCGTCGGGAGACCGCCGAGTGGGCCAAGACGTTTTATCTCGGCACCTTGCTTCTCCCTCCGGAGAAGCGGCGTGCCATTTGGGCGATCTATGTGTGGTGCCGGCGCACGGATGAGTTGATGGACAGCTCGGAGGCCCAGGGGCGTCCGGTGGAGGAGCTGGCAGAGCGGCTCGACCGTTGGGAGGAGAAGACCCGCGCTCTGTTTGATGGTCGGGTGGCGGACGACCTGGATGCGGTGATGGTGGACACCCTGGAGCGCTTCCCCCAGGGCATTCAGCCTTACCTCGACATGATTGAGGGCCAGCGGATGGACCTCACCTGGACCCGCTACCCCCGCTTTGAAGACCTCAAGCTCTACTGCTATCGCGTGGCAGGCACCGTTGGCCTGATGACCCAGGGGGTGATGGGCGTCGACCAGGCCTACACCTCAGCTCCCTGGAGCGACTGTCCCGACACCTCCGATGCCGCCGTCGCCCTGGGGATCGCTAACCAACTCACCAACATCCTTCGGGATGTGGGGGAAGACCGGGGCCGTGGTCGTATCTATCTGCCCCAGGAAGATCTCGAGCGTTTCGGCTATTCCGAGGAGGAGCTTATGGCTGGAACCCTCAACAACGCCTGGCGTGCGTTGATGCGCTTTCAACTGGAGCGGGCTCGCGATTGGTTTGCTCGCTCGGAAGCCGGAGTCCGTTGGCTGTCCGCCGATGCGCGCTGGCCTGTGTGGACGTCGTTGCGGCTGTACCGCGGCATCCTGGATGAAATTGAACGGGTCGATTACGACGTGTTCAATCACCGTGCCTATGTGGCCAAGGTCAACAAGCTGCTTGATCTGCCCCGTTCATTCCTGTTGGCTCAGTCACGCTAA